The Neovison vison isolate M4711 chromosome 5, ASM_NN_V1, whole genome shotgun sequence genome includes a region encoding these proteins:
- the SPEM1 gene encoding spermatid maturation protein 1 codes for MAMAERPRPGWASYHSSNSNNCQDLGNSILLLLGLVICINISINMVTLLWRRLRGFLHQVFHIVYEKEASKPSSPGKPPQPPKQSAPAVHLRCTMDPVKMTVTPPPSRRHRHRRSSGRRAHRPAAWVPDTDDEEKPPHQHPAVCSHHWDQPADWQGFQSTQGFWAPWPQDAAEPPPQTIRFQQAVEGGPLKAEMRSELGLEAYVYPVNPPPPSPQALSHRNSGVGPGAQAEPEPCAPAPAAPPPVLGPAHVPDIPRRRSSGRVVYDARDVRRRLRELTREVEALSHCYPLGSPSSNAVEGTNKGWVYRSVTEG; via the exons ATGGCCATGGCTGAGCGGCCACGGCCCGGGTGGGCGTCGTATCACAGCTCCAACAGCAACAACTGTCAGGACCTAGGCAACTCCATCCTGTTGCTACTGGGTCTGGTCATCTGCATTAACATTAGCATCAACATGGTGACGCTG CTCTGGCGCAGACTCCGTGGCTTCTTACACCAAGTGTTCCATATTGTTTATGAGAAAG AAGCTTCTAAGCCATCCTCCCCGGGGAAGCCGCCCCAGCCTCCGAAGCAGAGCGCCCCTGCAGTCCACCTCCGATGTACCATGGACCCTGTGAAAATGACCGTGACCCCCCCACCCAGtcgccgccaccgccaccgccgctCTTCAGGCCGCCGTGCCCACCGCCCGGCAGCCTGGGTCCCCGACACGGACGACGAGGAGAAGCCCCCACACCAGCACCCAGCAGTCTGCTCCCACCACTGGGATCAGCCCGCAGACTGGCAGGGCTTTCAGTCCACGCAGGGGTTCTGGGCTCCCTGGCCCCAGGACGCCGCGGAGCCCCCTCCCCAGACCATTCGCTTCCAGCAGGCCGTGGAAGGCGGGCCCCTGAAAGCGGAGATGCGCTCAGAGCTAGGCCTTGAGGCATACGTGTACCCGGtgaaccccccgccccccagcccacAGGCCCTGAGCCACAGGAACAGCggggtggggccaggggcccAGGCTGAGCCGGAGCcctgtgcccctgcccctgcGGCCCCACCGCCAGTCCTGGGCCCTGCCCACGTCCCCGACATCCCCCGGCGCCGCTCCTCGGGCCGCGTAGTATATGACGCCCGAGACGTGCGGCGGCGGCTCCGGGAACTGACCCGCGAGGTGGAGGCCCTGTCCCACTGCTACCCCCTGGGCTCCCCGTCCAGCAACGCCGTGGAGGGGACAAACAAGGGCTGGGTGTACCGTTCTGTGACAGAGGGGTGA